A section of the Oryza sativa Japonica Group chromosome 1, ASM3414082v1 genome encodes:
- the LOC4324841 gene encoding UDP-glucuronate:xylan alpha-glucuronosyltransferase 1, translating into MGSLETTNTRYRPAGAADDTAKRRTQKSKSFKEVEKFDVFVLEKSSGCKFRSLQLLLFAIMSAAFLTLLYTPSVYDHQMQSSSRFVSGWIWDKTIPDPRYVSSLGVQWEDVYKTVENLNDGERKLKVGLLNFNSTEIGSWTQLLPDSDFSIIRLEHAKESITWQTLYPEWIDEEEETEIPSCPSLPDPIFPRGTHFDVVAVKLPCTRAGGWSRDVARLHLQLSAAKVAVTASRGNRGIHVLFVTDCFPIPNLFSCKNLVKHEGNAWMYKPDLKALREKLRLPVGSCELAVPLKAKARLYSVDRRREAYATILHSASEYVCGAITAAQSIRQAGSTRDFVILVDETISNHHRKGLEAAGWKVRIIQRIRNPKAERDAYNEWNYSKFRLWQLTDYDKIIFIDADLLILRNVDFLFAMPEITATGNNATLFNSGVMVIEPSNCTFQLLMDHINEITSYNGGDQGYLNEIFTWWHRIPKHMNFLKHFWEGDEEEVKVKKTRLFGADPPILYVLHYLGLKPWLCFRDYDCNWNNPILREFASDVAHARWWKVHDKMPKKLQHYCLLRSRQKAGLEWDRRQAEKANFTDGHWRRNITDPRLKTCFEKFCFWESMLWHWGESKNSTKENPVPATPTASLTSS; encoded by the exons ATGGGTTCTTTGGAGACGACGAACACGCGGTACCGGCCGGCCGGAGCAGC GGATGACACAGCTAAGAGAAGGACCCAGAAAAGCAAAAGTTTCAAAGAGGTCGAAAAATTTGATGTCTTTGTCCTAGAGAAAAGCTCTGGTTGCAAGTTCCGGTCCTTACAACTTCTGCTCTTCGCGATCATGTCTGCTGCATTTCTGACACTATTGTACACTCCATCTGTGTACGACCATCAAATGCAGTCTAGTTCTCG GTTTGTCAGTGGGTGGATATGGGACAAGACCATTCCTGATCCACGATATGTATCTTCGCTTGGTGTTCAGTGGGAGGATGTATATAAAACCGTCGAAAATCTGAATGATGGTGAACGGAAGCTCAAAGTTGGACTATTAAATTTTAACAGCACTGAAATTGGCTCATGGACACAATTGCTCCCGGATAGTGATTTTTCGATCATTAGGCTAGAGCATGCCAAGGAAAGCATCACCTGGCAGACTCTTTACCCTGAATGGattgatgaggaggaagaaacaGAGATACCATCGTGTCCATCGCTTCCAGATCCTATTTTTCCAAGAGGGACACACTTTGATGTTGTTGCTGTGAAACTTCCCTGTACCCGAGCTGGTGGATGGTCAAGAGACGTTGCACGTCTGCATTTGCAACTATCTGCTGCAAAAGTGGCAGTGACTGCTTCAAGAGGCAATCGTGGTATCCATGTGCTGTTTGTGACGGATTGCTTCCCTATTCCAAATCTCTTCTCTTGCAAGAACCTTGTGAAACATGAAGGCAATGCTTGGATGTACAAGCCTGACTTGAAGGCACTAAGGGAGAAGCTCAGACTTCCAGTTGGATCCTGTGAACTTGCTGTTCCACTCAAAGCAAAAG CACGACTTTACTCGGTAGACAGACGGAGGGAAGCATATGCTACTATTCTGCATTCAGCAAGTGAATATGTCTGTGGTGCAATCACAGCTGCCCAAAGCATTCGCCAAGCCGGATCAACTAGGGATTTTGTTATTCTTGTTGACGAGACCATAAGTAACCACCACCGGAAGGGCTTGGAAGCTGCTGGGTGGAAGGTTAGAATAATCCAAAGGATCCGGAATCCGAAAGCTGAGCGTGATGCATATAATGAGTGGAACTACAGCAAATTCCGTCTATGGCAGCTCACAGATTACGACAAGATTATATTTATTGATGCTGATCTCCTCATTCTGAGAAATGTCGATTTTCTGTTCGCAATGCCAGAAATCACTGCAACCGGCAACAATGCGACACTGTTCAACTCTGGAGTAATGGTTATTGAGCCTTCAAACTGCACATTCCAGTTGTTGATGGACCACATCAATGAGATAACATCCTACAATGGTGGTGACCAAGGATACCTGAATGAGATATTCACATGGTGGCATCGAATTCCGAAGCACATGAACTTCTTAAAACATTTCTGGGAGGGGGATGAAGAGGAAGTGAAAGTGAAGAAGACTCGGTTGTTTGGTGCTGACCCACCAATCCTCTATGTCCTTCACTATTTGGGTCTCAAACCATGGCTGTGCTTCCGGGATTACGACTGTAACTGGAATAACCCGATACTGCGGGAGTTTGCCAGTGATGTTGCACATGCCCGTTGGTGGAAGGTACATGACAAGATGCCAAAGAAACTTCAGCACTATTGTCTTTTGAGATCAAGGCAAAAGGCTGGGTTGGAGTGGGATCGGAGGCAGGCTGAGAAAGCAAACTTCACCGATGGACATTGGCGGAGGAACATAACTGATCCTAGGCTGAAAACTTGCTTTGAGAAGTTCTGCTTCTGGGAGAGCATGTTATGGCACTGGGGTGAATCCAAGAACTCAACGAAGGAAAACCCTGTGCCGGCCACACCTACCGCGAGCCTCACAAGTTCATGA